The nucleotide sequence ACTGGCATAAGTAATAATTCTGGGCACTCCCACACGCCGCCATGACTGCCTATCTCTTCGCCAAATGTACTCTCTAAAGACCAATCAATAAGGTTATCGGAACTATAAAAACCAATATGGTCTTTTTGTGCTAGCGCCATCACCCACTTTTGTGTGGGTTCGTGCCACATGACTTTAGGGTCGCGAAAGTCTTTAATACCAGGATTTTCAATCACCGGGTTACCTGTGTATTTTTGCCAGGTTTGACCTTTGTCCAAACTATACGCCAATGCTTGGGTCTGATAGTCGATGCGGCCCTGCTTTTCCATTTCTGCATTGTGATAGGTATACAGCGCGACTATGGGAGGGTTGTTATCACTTCCCAGCCCACTAGAATTATTCCAATCTACCACGGCACTTCCTGAGAATATTGTACCCTGCTCATCTGGATAAAGTGCGATTGGGCGCTCTTCCCAATGCACTAGGTCCTTGCTGACGGCATGCCCCCAGTGCATAGGCCCCCACACTGACGCGTCTGGGTTATGTTGAAAAAATAAATGATACTCACCGTCCAAGTAGAACATGCCGTTGGGATCATTCATCCATTTTTCATTAGGGGAAAAATGAATTTGCGGGCGATAATCTTCGTTACGATCTGCCTCGATAGCAGAGGTCGGACTAACGGGGAGTGGACTAGTTTGATTCATGGAACATCCAACAAGAGCTGTAGAAATAATAAGACTTAACACTGACTTCATAAAAAAGTGCCTCTATTTTGATAACGCTGCGGAAACATCTTCGAGGGTTCTCCCTTTCGTCTCCGGCATCAAAAAGCGAACGAAAAGTAGTTGTAAGAACATAGCAAAGGTGAAGAATCCGAAGACCTGGGGAGCGGAGAAACTGGCCAAGACTTGTGGCATTATTAAGGTAATTAATGCAGCAAAAACCCAATGGGTGCCGCTTCCTAAAGATTGGCCTTTGGAGCGCACTGAATTAGGGAAAATTTCTGCGATGAAAACCCAAATAACAGCCCCTTGACCAATGGCATGTGCCGCGATGAAGACAAACACGGCACCCACCACCACTGTACCTCCCATTTGGCTACTAAAGGCCCAAGTCACTGTGGCGAGTGAGAGCAAATAACCGAATGAGCCTATATACATCAGTGATTTACGGCCTATACGGTCAATCAAGCTGACACCAAGCATAGTAAAGATTAGATTAACTAGCCCAACCCCTGCCGTAGAAAGTAGCGCTGCACTGCCGTCCAGCCCAGCCATGTCGAACACACGCGGTGCATAGTAGATAATAAAATTAATACCTGAGAGTTGATTAAAGGCCGCAAGTAAAAATGCCAATACCACTGGAAAACGGTATTCTGGTTTAAATAATGACTCTTTACTTTGGCTGCTGCTATCACGCTTAACAGCATTAATCGTTTGCTCAATATCTTCACTTTGCAACTCGAGAAACACCCGCCTTGCTTCTGTTTCATCGTTGCGGTGTAAAAGCAACCAACGCGGGCTTTCCGGTGCCTTAAGCACCATCAAAAAGTAAACCAGAGCAGGTAACGCTTCTACGCCTAGCATCATGCGCCAGTCTTCAACTATGACGCCAGATAGTAGATAATTGGAAAGGAACGCGACCAATATGCCAAATACAATTTGAAATTGGTAAGTTGCTACCAAACGACCTCTTATTTTCGCCGGCGCAATCTCTGAAATATAAGCAGGTACAGCGATGGAGGACACCCCTACTCCCACACCTCCAATAAACCTTAAAATGGCAAACGTATAAGGGTCTTGAGCCAACGCTGAGCCTAGCGCAGAGAGTAAATAAAGCACGCCAATAAGCACTAGCGTTTTTTTGCGGCCCAAGCGGTCACAAGGCCAATTCCCCATTAACGCGCCTAATACTGTTCCCCACAGCGCTGAAGACATAACAAAGAGACCGTGAAAGAGCGGTGGCGTCTCCCACAATGCCTGAATGGACTGGTCGGCCCCAGAAATCACCGCTGTATCAAAACCGAACAGGAACCCGGCGATAGCAACAGTGAAAGACCAATAAACTATTTTATTCATGATGTGTAAGTTACCTATTGGACACTCTCGAAACGCCGGGCTTAGTAGCCCGGGTTCTGTACATAGATACCGCCGCTCAAATTAATCTGTTGATTAGGAATAGGCAGGTATTCGTGTTTATTTTTGGTAAATGCAGCATCTTCTAGATAAGGCTTTCTGCCGCGCTCGGTTGTGAGGTACTCATCAATGGTTTCTTTTGCCACGCCCCATCGAACTAAGTCGAAGAAGCGATGCCCCTCTAAACCTAATTCAACCCGTCGTTCCCAGCGCAATGCTTGGCGAGCTTCAGTTTTATTAGCGAAAGTGTCGTAGGTACCAATACGGTACATACTCGCCTCATTAAGTCTGCCAGTACTTGCCGCGGCACGTGCTCTTAGACGATTAATGATAGGGGTAGCTTCTTCCCAGCGATCAAGTTCTATAAGCGCTTCAGCTTTCCACAGTAATACATCGGCATAGCGAACAAGCACGGTGTTTAATGAAAAAATAGGGAAGGGCCCATTTTCTCCTCGACAATCACAGTCAGGGTGTTCTAAGTCTTTCATGCCAGTGTAGTTACCGTATATTCCTGGTGCTCGCGCCCAGCTATCGCCACCGTGAATAAGATCAGGGTCATACTTAAACGGCTTTCCTTCCATGGCGACTGTATGATCAAGGCGAGGGTCAACATAGTCATTTGCTACGTTATACACACTCTCGTTAAAGTTAGAGAAGCGGGGCAGTCCCGAGTTGTCTGTCTTAAATGCATTCACAAAATTTTCAGTGGGAACATGAAAACCGCAGCAACCAAATCCTCCTGACATTGGAGCATTCAACGCACTAGACCAGGCTCCTCGCCCATCTGGACTGCCATCATTTAATGAACGTTGGATTGCAAAAACAGACTCGCGACCATTCTCAAATTCAGCGAGAAAATTTTCAGCATAATCATCATACAGCCCATACTCTCCGCTAGCCTCAATTTCATCAACCAAACTCACTACTTCTTCCAGTTTTTGTTGATTGATATTAACGACATTATGTAACTCATCTTGCTCGTACGCTTGATATAGCAAAGTCTTCGCTAAATAGGCTTTTGCAGAGAGCGACGAGGCACGCCCAACGTCTTGTTGAACAGCGGGAAGGTTATTAGAAGCGAAGCGAAAATCCGCCGCTATCTTATCCCATAACTGCTGATCAGTAAGGTCACGGTTGGTGGTAGCTAATATCTCTT is from Alteromonas australica and encodes:
- a CDS encoding RagB/SusD family nutrient uptake outer membrane protein; this translates as MNRISKFLTSSLVALSVASCGGSGELDSEPQAVLTEDQVATTENIDALVIATYSYLGNDHYTAPNYLWPTGNLRAGDAHKGGNGPSDIFAYHALSMYEPLVPDMESFPPDLIDLNNKKWTRNYTGISRANSALNVIQDTPADELATADEKSAELRFLRAVFYFDLKIHHKHIPWIDETMTQEEILATTNRDLTDQQLWDKIAADFRFASNNLPAVQQDVGRASSLSAKAYLAKTLLYQAYEQDELHNVVNINQQKLEEVVSLVDEIEASGEYGLYDDYAENFLAEFENGRESVFAIQRSLNDGSPDGRGAWSSALNAPMSGGFGCCGFHVPTENFVNAFKTDNSGLPRFSNFNESVYNVANDYVDPRLDHTVAMEGKPFKYDPDLIHGGDSWARAPGIYGNYTGMKDLEHPDCDCRGENGPFPIFSLNTVLVRYADVLLWKAEALIELDRWEEATPIINRLRARAAASTGRLNEASMYRIGTYDTFANKTEARQALRWERRVELGLEGHRFFDLVRWGVAKETIDEYLTTERGRKPYLEDAAFTKNKHEYLPIPNQQINLSGGIYVQNPGY
- a CDS encoding sugar porter family MFS transporter — protein: MNKIVYWSFTVAIAGFLFGFDTAVISGADQSIQALWETPPLFHGLFVMSSALWGTVLGALMGNWPCDRLGRKKTLVLIGVLYLLSALGSALAQDPYTFAILRFIGGVGVGVSSIAVPAYISEIAPAKIRGRLVATYQFQIVFGILVAFLSNYLLSGVIVEDWRMMLGVEALPALVYFLMVLKAPESPRWLLLHRNDETEARRVFLELQSEDIEQTINAVKRDSSSQSKESLFKPEYRFPVVLAFLLAAFNQLSGINFIIYYAPRVFDMAGLDGSAALLSTAGVGLVNLIFTMLGVSLIDRIGRKSLMYIGSFGYLLSLATVTWAFSSQMGGTVVVGAVFVFIAAHAIGQGAVIWVFIAEIFPNSVRSKGQSLGSGTHWVFAALITLIMPQVLASFSAPQVFGFFTFAMFLQLLFVRFLMPETKGRTLEDVSAALSK